The sequence TTCCCGTCAGGCTCGCGAGCGATCCAATGTTCACAATACTTCCCCGCCCAGCCTTCAACATTCTACGACCCGCTTCCTGACAACAGCAAAACCGGCCGTACACGAGATTCCGCCAGGTGCGCTCCACATCCTCCAGCGAGATGGTCTCCGGCTTCCCAAGAATTCCCTCGCCCGCGACATTCCCCAAGAAATCGATGCGCCCCCACTCGCGATCGAGCGTCGCAAACATCGCTCGGATCGACTCTGGCTCGGACACATTGCACACCATGGGCAATGTCCGACGGCCGGAAGAAGCGGTGATCTCGACCGCCGCTTGCTTCACACCCTCCGAGTTCAGGTCCACCAGCAGCAACTCCGCCCCAGCGTGAGCTAGCGCCGTGGCCATGGCCCGCCCCATACCCGATGCCGCGCCAGAAACCACCGCTACCCGGCCATTCAAATCAAACAATTGTGAGGGAGTCATAGTGAATAGACTTGTTGAAACACAGGTTGACCCTGGAGATCGAGCAGAATTGATGCATCAGGATTCCGCTTCCCCTTTCAGACATTGCGTCCTTTGCGGTTCAAATTCTTCCTCAGCCGGGGTAGAAAAGGGCCCGAGTTTTCAAACCGCTGCGGACGCGGTGGGGAATCGAACCATTACCCGCGTCACCACACCGGGATCGGAAGTGAACTCAATTTTGCCGCCATGCGCTTGAACGATCCACTGACAGATGCTCAACCCGAGACCGCAGCCCTCCACAGCGCGGTTATGCGACGAGTCCCCACGAAAAAAGCGATCGAACACGTGCCCCTGCAACTCAGCCGAGAGACCCGGCCCAGAGTTCGAGAAAGAGAGGAGAGTCTCCTCAGCTCCCGCCACCAACTCGGCCTCAACCCATCCCCCTTGCAGGTTGTACTTCACCGCATTGTCGATCAGGTTGAGCAGCAACTGCCGCAACCGATGTCGATCTCCGGAGATCATGACTTCATCGCATCGCTTGAGGCGCATCTCGATGGAACGTGACTCCCCAAGCACCTTGCCATCCTCCAAGGCCTCGCGCATCAACTCGTGCAAAGGGACCGGTTCGTGTCGCAACTCCACTTGGTTCGCATCCGCCCGAGCCAAGAGCGACAGCCCTTCCACGATGCGCGACAACCGGTCGATCTCTTCAATGTAGCCAACCACGTTCTCGCGCTGCCCCGACGTGAGCCCACCCTCGCGGAGATCCGACTCCAGACCTCCTCTCAAGACAGTCAAGGGGGTCTTCAGTTCGTGGGAAGCGTGGAGCGAGAAATCTCGGATGCGCTGCATCGCTTCGTGAACGCGAATATTCGACTCATTCAGAACGACCGCGAGGCGGTCGATCTCATCCTGATTACCCGTGCGTGGCAGGGGCTTGAGCAAGGTCTGGGGATCGATGGCCTCAGCCGCCACCGTCAGTTGCTCCAATGGTTCCAAAGCCCGCTTGATGAAGAACAGCCACCAAGCTCCACCCAAGGCGAGAATGCAGGCTGGTAGTCCGGCGAAGAGTCCCACCTCCTTGATCGAGTGAACGAAACTCCGGCGCATTTCAGGAGTCCAGCTGCGCGAGAGAAACTCTGGATGCTCGTGGATGAACTCGAAGTAGGCAAAGCCCAACAGAAGCGCTACCCCTGTCAGACTGAGCCCAGCCGACCACCACATGAGTCTGCTGCGGATGGTCACTGAGGCTCCTTCATCACGTAACCCACCCCACGAACAGTGTGGACCAGCTTTACTTCAAAGCCGCCGTCGACCTTCTCCCTCACTCGCCCGGCATAGACATCCACCACGTTAGTGCCGGGATCAAAGTCGTAGTCCCACACTTTTTCCAAGAGCATCATCCGCGTGCAAATGCGCCCGGCCGACCGAAGGAGATGCTCCAAAAACCTAAACTCACGGGGGCTGAGGTGGATCAGCTGATCAGACCGCCGGACTTCCCGGGTGACGGTATCCAGGCTCAAGTCAGCCAACCGCAACACCGTCGATCGGCTGGCGCCTTGGGTGC is a genomic window of Verrucomicrobiales bacterium containing:
- a CDS encoding SDR family oxidoreductase; this encodes MTPSQLFDLNGRVAVVSGAASGMGRAMATALAHAGAELLLVDLNSEGVKQAAVEITASSGRRTLPMVCNVSEPESIRAMFATLDREWGRIDFLGNVAGEGILGKPETISLEDVERTWRNLVYGRFCCCQEAGRRMLKAGRGSIVNIGSLASLTGMGRGHVAYSMAMGAVAQMTRELSTEWASRGVRVNAILPAQVVNPSLEKRMAADPTLKPRYLSGIPASRLGSPADIQGLSVFLASDASSWITGALIPMDGGNLAMNAGGSIG
- a CDS encoding HAMP domain-containing histidine kinase — protein: MWWSAGLSLTGVALLLGFAYFEFIHEHPEFLSRSWTPEMRRSFVHSIKEVGLFAGLPACILALGGAWWLFFIKRALEPLEQLTVAAEAIDPQTLLKPLPRTGNQDEIDRLAVVLNESNIRVHEAMQRIRDFSLHASHELKTPLTVLRGGLESDLREGGLTSGQRENVVGYIEEIDRLSRIVEGLSLLARADANQVELRHEPVPLHELMREALEDGKVLGESRSIEMRLKRCDEVMISGDRHRLRQLLLNLIDNAVKYNLQGGWVEAELVAGAEETLLSFSNSGPGLSAELQGHVFDRFFRGDSSHNRAVEGCGLGLSICQWIVQAHGGKIEFTSDPGVVTRVMVRFPTASAAV